The Hevea brasiliensis isolate MT/VB/25A 57/8 chromosome 9, ASM3005281v1, whole genome shotgun sequence nucleotide sequence ATTTGATCGTCGCTCGGATATGcaatttcgggccgagcagataagctgctggaaccatTTCAGAATCAGGCCAAGATTTTAGGCTACTCCatcattttcagacgttctgaaTGCGTTCCAATTGTcaaatttggcataggtaaactcaaactctacattactcaatttttgccttgtactggattagaataaaatttataaaatattcgtagatgataagaaaattacgatttcTATTGTAATAgcattataatattgttaaggaccgcgaggcaggtttataaaatttttaaagttagtttggatagtttttgaaaaatattagttttgaagtcttataattaaATTGTCTGATtttgtgattattgcttggtttggagggcccaggaggggccatataatgatgatgagatatgggttgagtttagaagcgttatttaaaccattttgtaggttgggtaggtcataagTATAAGTGAGATTCTGTtggattttcagcacaacttagggtgtcaaTTGTCTTTTCTAAACttatattgagtcaaatatattaaataattgtaatgaaattgttaagtgagccgggacagccttcctcctccgcctagccaccgcagtgacctcggttcaagtttgtgagtaaaatattaattttaattataatttcaatattattatatgttcagacaTGCCCATGcaacacttataaatatatatctatatagttaaatactaggcatgatttatattgcattttaaaatgatgaagtgccatggatgttgtttgcagtaatttggagcagtgtgcatgcgttaGCGTGTGTGTGGTGTGTGGTgtgggatatggacaggacgagtagacacggcttgagagacactcgctgggactcggtccttttAAGTAGACATGACTtaagagacactcactgggacctcgcatttggtttattaagtgaagttCGGCTTAAGACACACTCGGTGgcaaaggttggattaagagaactgcataggagatcagctctcatatatgtattgcttgatagtgttgggtgtgtgagtgctccaaatttgcctttttgctgttataatatgaattgtatgaaaattatgacgatgttgcatttcactccacaggttgcattagctcTATCTATAGAGATtacggttaaaattgatattttactctctgagtcgaatgctcattcttgttcatctatttttttcaggctacaggaggattatttgttgtggctaaccagctcttcttcttcgcaggtccattaatagtattaatatattttgtataattaagttaaattttagactccgcatgtgttagaagcacttatttttattttgggcctgtattataaaagttatgttggacctgtaaaattattaactatatgcatgatgggattggatgagagaactgagctcccatttgagttatgacattttgattatgtggagggtaagctgagctccataatttattatatattgtgtttacagattatgcgagtcaaaaactcttcattaaatggtccattttatggctgaaCTATGTCCGGtgtaattcttgaaattgggctcaaatgggccttaaagttgagttgaggaatagttaggcttactacaggcctcaggAGCTGGCTTagatcctagtgccggtctgggcCATAAATTAGGACGTGACataaaatatatattgaatttcttattctattatatttatattaaggtgcattttaatataaattaaatagtatttaaattaaatatttatattattttaattatatatttaattcctCCAACGAAAAGATTTCATTTTTGTTTATTTAAGAATGCTTCCTTTGGAAATTTCATctcaataaaataaaagtttatgcTTGCTTGAAAATTAAATCAGTCACACAAGTATTTTAAAATGAGTTGGAATGGGTCTCTTTGATATTCAAACTTAGGATTAAAATGGCCATTAAAGTATAATTCAATTTCTAAACGTgcatttaatttctttttgacTGTGAGGCGGGTTCAATATTGGTCAATTGTCGAAACCCTGAGGTCCGCCTCCggcaatcttctctaatattgGACGGCGTCACAATAAATCATTGAGCGTCCTCaaaataacatatttttatttttttttactctttttttttttaattatttgtaaACATTATTTTATgctaaatcattttgtaaaaaaatctcccattttaaaattttatatgaaaattgatctaaaaaaaattttatatgaaaatcAAAACGACAAGGCGTATTCAAAGCGCGTCGCAGCTAAACTAACTGGAAATTACCCGACAGAGACGAATGCCAATATAACCCAAATTGGAAGGAAACCGTAAACGCACGCGAAACAAATCAACCGCTTCTGTTGTGCCAATTTTCCTTCAATTAATAGTTCATGTTGCAGAAATCCTAACCCTAGCTTCCTCTCTCCTCACCAGCAGAATCTTATATACTTCTCTCTTTTTCAGATTACGTCGGGTTACCTGATTGTTAGGGTTTCACTTCCTCtctcttcttttatttatttttattttttctttttttcgctGATTTTGGAGAGAGTTGATGAAAGGCTCGAACTCTGATCTGTTCGACCCCAGAACGGAGATGGAGTCGGTCTATTCCCGTGGGGCTTCTTCTTCCGATGGAGATTTTGGTTTCGCCTTTAACGATGTTAATTTTTCCGACCGGCTTCTTCGGATCGAGATCATGGGTGATTCACCTGATAACGGGTCCGATGGAGAAGGATGTACTAGTATTGCCGATTGGGCTAGGCATCGCAAGAGGAGGAGAGAAGATATCAAGAAGGACAATGGTTTGTATTTCCTTTAATACTTTTTTGAgggttttcttttttttctttttttttttgttttttttgttttgttttttttttttttgcatataaGTTGTTTAGGTTACTTATCTGAAGAAAATGATCTTTGGGAAATCCcctcacacccccccccccccccctctttcccttttttttttttttttttttttttcctggggTCTTTGGCTTTGtgctgaaaataattcaaaaaataCCCTCAGAACTCTCTAAGGTCATTTCTTTGAAGGTCCTTTCCGTGCATGTCCGCTTGGAGAGGGATTTTTTCCCCCTTATCACCCTGCTTGGCTGCTAGGACAACTAGTAAATTGAGTTGTTGTCTTGCTAATGGGTTGTTGAGAAGATGATGCGACTGAGTTAATTGATTTCAACCTCGCTTAGTTGTGTTAACATTTTTGTTCCTCGCCATGTGGTTGTGTCTCAGGCAACAAGAAGTGTGCATCAGTGCATGTTTCCTTTCCATGCTTTAAGTTTAACTGACTTGCGGAAATCTGAATGGGGTAATGAACTATGCGGCCATTCATTCTTCAAGCTTTTCTTACAATCAAGGGGTTATTGAATGATAATGGACTTATAGAGTTAAATGCCCAAGAGGAAGTTAGAACTTCCGTAGCTATTGGGAGATGGATATGAtgagttgagatgagttgattatTTTGTGTGTTCACCATCATTAATTTCTTTTGTGAATGACAAAAGTGGTCCATGTGTTGGTCGTTCTGGATAAGAAATTGTCTAGAAAACAAGTTCTTCACTCTGTCATTTGTTTCTTTCACATTGTATTTGTATCTATCTAGATGTAAGTGATCATAATGTATTGGGGGCTAAGTACGTTGTTCTTTTAGGCTTTTAGCGATTTTACACATCAAACTAACATTTTAATGGACTATCTTGCTACCAGTATGGAGTGGGCAATAATTCTTAGTAGCCACTAGCCAATGCAATTAGCCATTGACTGAGTAGATATGCACTTGGCTGGTAATGTGATTAATTTAACACTACGAGTAAAGCTTCTCCCCTCTGTTACacactagatttttttttttcatttggctTGTAGGTTCTAGATGCAATACTGGCTACTCATCTTTAATTAACATTCATGTTCAATATAGTGTAATATCTTATGAGATTAATAAATAGATGAAATCTTATCTCTTAGTGCATTGTGAGTGATTCCATGATACATGATTCTGAGGAAAAATGATAAGGGTGGCGAAATGGGATGTAATACAGCAAGGAAATTTGAAAAATCTCAATCTCTTTGTGCATGTCTTATCTGTGCCCTTAGGATCTTCTGCCATGCTTTGTTGCACATATGCACACATgccaatttggcaaaacttcaaaTTGTTAGTAATTTTGCGCATATATCTTCAGTTCTCTAATACTTTTTATTATGTAGTTTTTTAGTTTATTTCCTGGCACagaacactatttatttgaagcATGCATGTCCTTGTCTGACAATACATATCCCTAGAATTCCTCCCCCCCTCCCATATGGCTTTTCATTCTAGCATACTCTTTTTAGCCTTACTGATGGTGTTTAATATTCACTACTTGCTTTCAGCTGTGGAAGTCTCTGTAGGCGCCGAGGAGCAGATTTTAAGTTGTAACCAACCTGACATGGATGATTGTGTGGGTTGTGAAAATCAAGATGAGGAAGCAGTGGCAATGATGGAACAATCACCTTCAGGTATTGAATCTTTTACATATAACTACTCTTATAGTCTTGTGGAGATTGGAATTCACGTTGTTTCAATGTCAGCAGTCATGATCTCTTTTTCTACTTTTCCCCTAATGTTGTACGTCAATTGAGTATGCTTGGTGCTACTCTTGCAGGTGATGAAGCTGTAGATGGTAATGAACCAGCCTGGAACATGGATTGCTCAACTGTTGTGAGAGTTAAAACGTTACACATCAGCTCTCCCATTTTAGCTGCAAAAAGTCCATTTTTCTACAAGGTGAATCTCCATTATTTTGGCAAAAATCTATCTTTGCTGTCTGAAATTCCTCAGCTGTATGATTGTTCTCTTATGTGTCTTTTGTTTTGGCAGCTCTTCTCAAATGGGATGAGGGAGTCAGAGCAGCGGCATGTGACACTACGGATCAATGCTTCTGGTATGTGTGGATGTCACTATCCTTTAAGAGTAGTTCCTTATTTTAGTTATCATGAAATTTTTAAAACACGTTCTTGTTGTCTTCTcctatttctttctttctttcctttttgcccCTTGCGGTAAAGCTCGAACAGAATTGTTAACTGTGGTAGTTGAATGCATCTTTGAAGTCCTATACTGTCCTTGTAACATGTGGCTTTATTTTAGTAAtcagtcaaaataaatttttggaTCATAAATCATTACAACAGAATGACTGGTGTTTTTTACTTGTTACTTGTTTCTTTTCAACAGAGGAAGCTGCCCTCATGGACCTCCTGAATTTTATGTACAGCAATAGTTTATCTAATACTACAGCACCTGCCTTGCTTGATGTACTGATGGCTGCTGATAAATTTGAGGTTGCTTCATGCATGAGGTATTGCAGCCGACTATTGCGTAACATGGCTATGACGCCAGAGTCTGCTTTGCTTTATCTAGAGCTTCCCTCCAGTGTCTTAATGGCTGAAGCAGTTCAACCATTGACTGATGCTGCCAAGCAATACCTTGCTTCTCGTTATAGGGACATGACCAAGTAGGTTtccttcatttcttttctttatttttgtgtGTATGCATGTGTTTCAATCTTATTCAAATTTCCTGTCAAGTTTTAACTGCCAAGGAGAATGCTATTTTTGGTGAATTAGGACCTGAAACTTTAGGTGGTCTTACGCAAGTCTAGTTTACTGTAGGTTTAATAGATGCCAATAACAACACAAACAAATTTTCAACTGAACTTTTCTTCTGTGTCTTGTGcagattttggtcattttatacatcccttttttttttgcgg carries:
- the LOC110644709 gene encoding BTB/POZ domain-containing protein POB1, with the translated sequence MKGSNSDLFDPRTEMESVYSRGASSSDGDFGFAFNDVNFSDRLLRIEIMGDSPDNGSDGEGCTSIADWARHRKRRREDIKKDNAVEVSVGAEEQILSCNQPDMDDCVGCENQDEEAVAMMEQSPSGDEAVDGNEPAWNMDCSTVVRVKTLHISSPILAAKSPFFYKLFSNGMRESEQRHVTLRINASEEAALMDLLNFMYSNSLSNTTAPALLDVLMAADKFEVASCMRYCSRLLRNMAMTPESALLYLELPSSVLMAEAVQPLTDAAKQYLASRYRDMTKFQEEVMSLPLAGIEAILSSDDLQVASEDAVYDFVLKWARAQYPRPEDRREVLGQRLARYIRFPYMTCRKLKKVLTCSDFDHDVASKLVLEALFFKAEAPHRQRTLAAEESASLNRRFVERAYKYRPVKVVEFELPRQQCVVYLDLKREECTNLFPSGRVYSQAFHLGGQGFFLSAHCNMDQQSSFHCFGLFLGMQEKGSVNLAVDYEFAARTKPTEEFVSKYKGNYTFTGGKAVGYRNLFAIPWTSFMAEDSLYFINGVLHLRAELTIRH